The following are encoded together in the Pectobacterium punjabense genome:
- a CDS encoding ABC transporter ATP-binding protein, whose translation MQKTTSSAAAPHIVIDHLHVGYGTTAVLNDIHLEIAQGEFVALLGSSGCGKTTLLRTVAGFSSPRAGAIRVNGQDMTQAPPEKRGMALVFQSYALWPHMTVAQHIAYGLRLRRVPRAEIASRVAELETMLGLTGLSARKPAELSGGQRQRVALGRALAVRPDILLLDEPLSNLDARIRLQLRDEIRALQQRLGLTAIHVTHDREEAMVMADRIVILNQGRIMQAGSPQEVYHHPASSFVAAFMGAENRLVLEARYDGETLMIPGDAESHSLVPANTSLPPGAIEARFRAEAARLYDAADVPLIQPGMLMRYGTVQAQSYPGGYWLHTISSGTWRIQVHASHPYAIGQRVAVQIPAEALFLFPLAEETTSSTAIPDTTSRYSPLPGLTA comes from the coding sequence GTGCAAAAAACAACATCCTCTGCGGCAGCCCCGCACATTGTTATTGATCACCTACATGTTGGATACGGCACGACAGCCGTATTGAACGATATCCATCTGGAGATTGCACAGGGCGAATTCGTTGCGTTACTCGGTTCGTCGGGCTGTGGCAAGACGACGTTATTACGCACGGTTGCGGGATTCTCGTCACCGCGAGCGGGGGCGATTCGCGTTAACGGGCAGGATATGACGCAAGCGCCGCCAGAGAAACGCGGAATGGCGCTGGTATTTCAGAGCTACGCGCTGTGGCCGCATATGACGGTGGCACAGCATATTGCCTACGGACTGCGTTTGCGCCGCGTCCCGCGTGCGGAGATTGCCAGCCGTGTGGCGGAACTGGAAACCATGCTCGGTTTGACTGGCCTGAGCGCCCGTAAACCTGCGGAACTGTCCGGTGGACAGCGCCAGCGGGTTGCCTTGGGGCGCGCACTGGCGGTACGGCCCGATATTCTGCTGCTGGACGAACCGCTCTCCAATCTGGATGCCCGCATTCGCCTACAGCTGCGCGATGAGATTCGAGCGCTGCAACAGCGGCTGGGATTGACCGCGATCCACGTGACGCACGATCGCGAAGAAGCAATGGTGATGGCGGACCGCATCGTGATTTTGAATCAGGGTCGGATCATGCAGGCGGGCAGCCCGCAAGAGGTGTATCACCATCCTGCCAGTTCGTTTGTCGCGGCGTTTATGGGCGCGGAAAATCGGCTTGTGTTGGAAGCGCGCTATGACGGCGAGACGCTGATGATTCCCGGTGATGCCGAGAGTCATTCGCTGGTGCCAGCGAATACGTCGCTACCGCCCGGTGCGATAGAAGCACGTTTTCGTGCGGAAGCCGCTCGCCTTTACGATGCGGCGGACGTCCCGCTTATCCAGCCCGGTATGTTGATGCGCTATGGCACGGTACAAGCACAAAGCTACCCTGGCGGATACTGGCTGCATACGATTTCCAGCGGCACCTGGCGGATACAGGTTCATGCGTCGCACCCCTATGCCATCGGGCAGCGGGTTGCGGTGCAGATCCCTGCCGAGGCGCTATTTCTTTTCCCGCTGGCAGAAGAGACGACATCTTCGACGGCGATACCGGATACCACTTCACGTTATTCCCCGCTTCCCGGCCTGACGGCCTGA
- a CDS encoding extracellular solute-binding protein, which yields MKRIFAATLMMSTPLAAVQAQELTVLTAGDQNMVDYVNEYLGPLFEKQHPGVKVRAVGTGPGDAGSQKILERFNAQQAAGAKVWDTDVAVVHEKFVGPMVQKGDLLKYRDDIASGKLVSMAAADKAMGTDVKGYVMPMFSSQTALAYNPGMVANPPKSYDEIQQWAAANPKMFGYNGIKGGASGVSFVMGWIYAYGGDAQKLMNGPFDEAEAKKWQPAFERLKAFNKNVTLTPGNAGTLDMLSRGEIAMGPVWVDMFYSWKASGQLPDNFKLLLPAPGMPGQPMHYVIPAQAPNRELAKQFVELATSAKVQAEGIVERFNWYPGIDAKYVQAELKPAVWRRLFTDVTPDELASKGKTFPIAPYHTAILNAYEQAMAK from the coding sequence ATGAAACGCATTTTTGCTGCAACGCTGATGATGAGTACGCCGCTGGCGGCGGTACAGGCACAGGAATTAACAGTGTTGACGGCGGGTGACCAAAACATGGTCGACTATGTCAATGAATATCTGGGGCCGCTGTTTGAGAAGCAGCATCCCGGCGTAAAAGTACGTGCCGTCGGCACCGGGCCGGGTGATGCGGGGTCGCAGAAGATTCTTGAGCGTTTCAATGCACAGCAGGCCGCCGGAGCCAAAGTCTGGGACACCGATGTGGCAGTCGTGCATGAGAAATTTGTCGGCCCTATGGTGCAAAAGGGTGACTTGCTGAAATATCGCGATGATATCGCCAGCGGCAAGCTGGTCAGCATGGCCGCAGCAGATAAAGCCATGGGGACGGATGTGAAAGGCTATGTCATGCCGATGTTCAGTAGCCAGACCGCGCTGGCCTATAACCCTGGTATGGTCGCTAACCCGCCTAAAAGCTATGACGAGATCCAGCAATGGGCAGCCGCGAATCCGAAGATGTTTGGCTATAACGGGATTAAGGGCGGTGCATCGGGCGTCAGTTTTGTGATGGGCTGGATTTACGCTTACGGCGGTGATGCACAGAAGCTGATGAACGGACCGTTTGACGAAGCGGAAGCAAAAAAATGGCAGCCAGCGTTTGAACGCCTGAAAGCCTTTAACAAGAACGTGACGCTGACGCCGGGCAATGCGGGCACGCTCGATATGTTGAGCCGTGGCGAAATCGCCATGGGACCGGTATGGGTCGATATGTTCTATTCCTGGAAAGCGAGTGGACAACTGCCAGACAATTTCAAACTGCTGCTTCCTGCACCGGGTATGCCGGGACAGCCGATGCACTATGTCATCCCTGCGCAGGCACCGAATCGTGAACTGGCTAAACAGTTTGTCGAGCTGGCAACCAGCGCCAAAGTACAAGCGGAAGGAATTGTGGAGCGTTTTAACTGGTATCCAGGGATTGATGCCAAGTACGTTCAGGCCGAGCTGAAGCCCGCTGTCTGGCGGCGCCTTTTCACGGACGTAACGCCCGATGAACTGGCGAGCAAAGGCAAGACGTTCCCTATCGCGCCTTACCACACCGCGATTTTGAACGCCTATGAGCAGGCGATGGCGAAGTAA
- a CDS encoding ABC transporter permease — MLQVSQFSSRLAGIALVLPALAVVAVCFIVPLGLSVGGAFVSQNGVGIDNFVTALTLYLPDILFTLLIVSLATLLIGLLSVMIGGYLTLGENPRMVALLRWVYRWPLFIPFIVTGQILRTFLAKNGWLNGALDTLGIVDMASASNWLDWRGIVFAFVWKQTPFVALLVAGAMASLDRTMIESARNLGASRLRILCEIVVPQVGQTLLTGLILSFVTMMSVLSVPMMINAQSPTMLTANIAFRINAYGDYGVANALGVISLLMTGLFAVIYLRLNMREKA; from the coding sequence ATGTTGCAAGTATCCCAATTCTCTTCCCGACTAGCGGGGATCGCGCTTGTGCTACCCGCGCTGGCGGTGGTGGCTGTCTGTTTTATCGTACCGCTGGGGCTGTCGGTTGGGGGGGCTTTCGTCAGTCAGAATGGCGTGGGCATTGATAATTTTGTCACCGCATTAACGCTCTATCTGCCTGATATCCTGTTTACTCTGCTGATTGTGAGCCTCGCGACGCTGCTGATTGGCCTGCTGTCCGTCATGATCGGCGGCTACCTGACACTGGGGGAAAACCCGCGCATGGTGGCGCTGCTGCGCTGGGTCTATCGCTGGCCGCTGTTTATCCCGTTTATCGTGACCGGGCAAATTTTACGCACGTTTCTGGCCAAGAACGGCTGGTTGAATGGGGCGCTGGATACGCTCGGCATTGTCGATATGGCCAGCGCCAGCAATTGGTTGGACTGGCGCGGCATTGTGTTTGCTTTCGTCTGGAAACAGACGCCGTTTGTGGCGCTGTTGGTTGCGGGCGCGATGGCGTCACTGGATCGCACGATGATCGAATCTGCCCGTAACTTAGGCGCATCGCGCCTGCGTATTTTGTGTGAAATTGTGGTGCCTCAGGTTGGGCAAACGTTGCTCACTGGTCTTATTCTCTCTTTCGTCACCATGATGTCGGTACTCTCCGTGCCGATGATGATCAATGCCCAGTCGCCGACGATGCTCACCGCTAATATTGCCTTCCGCATTAACGCCTACGGCGATTATGGCGTAGCGAACGCGTTGGGAGTGATTTCGTTACTGATGACCGGCCTGTTTGCCGTGATTTATCTCCGGCTGAACATGAGGGAGAAGGCATGA
- a CDS encoding ABC transporter permease yields MKNVLWWVPRMLILGTLIFLIFGPLANLLLWSVAEKWFYPHLLPNDWGFAFWKRVFSPRGVAWEALGNSVLVAVFTVLASLSLAIPAGYALARLPLPARGLILLIFLIPQAFPNLTVYVNIARLFYQWGLNGTLLGVVLVHTVHGLVFAVWIASAAFSAVGREMEQAARSIGAGPWRAFVDITLPLAIPGLMASAIFVFLESLDEFTGSYFVGAPDVQMMPLLLYTAGAGGNYQIASITALVLLIPSVLFMLVVERFLKADVMARIGK; encoded by the coding sequence ATGAAGAACGTACTGTGGTGGGTTCCGAGAATGCTGATTCTGGGGACGCTGATCTTCTTGATTTTTGGGCCATTGGCTAACCTCCTGCTGTGGTCGGTAGCGGAAAAATGGTTCTATCCTCACCTGCTGCCGAATGACTGGGGTTTTGCCTTCTGGAAGCGCGTGTTTTCGCCGCGTGGTGTGGCTTGGGAAGCGTTGGGAAATAGCGTGCTGGTTGCGGTGTTCACTGTGCTGGCTTCGCTGTCGCTGGCGATTCCGGCTGGGTATGCACTGGCGCGTCTGCCGCTGCCTGCTCGTGGATTGATACTGCTGATATTCCTGATCCCACAGGCGTTTCCGAACCTGACGGTGTACGTCAATATCGCTCGCCTGTTCTATCAATGGGGGTTAAACGGCACGTTGTTGGGGGTTGTGCTGGTTCACACGGTTCATGGATTGGTGTTTGCCGTCTGGATTGCCTCGGCGGCATTCTCGGCTGTGGGGCGTGAAATGGAACAGGCGGCACGGTCGATTGGTGCCGGGCCATGGCGTGCCTTTGTCGATATTACCCTGCCGCTGGCTATACCGGGACTGATGGCATCCGCCATCTTTGTTTTCCTCGAGTCGTTGGATGAGTTTACCGGCAGTTATTTCGTGGGTGCGCCGGATGTACAGATGATGCCGCTGTTGCTCTATACCGCAGGGGCGGGCGGTAACTATCAGATAGCCTCTATTACCGCATTGGTGCTGCTGATTCCTTCCGTTCTGTTCATGCTGGTCGTGGAGCGTTTTTTGAAGGCTGACGTCATGGCAAGGATTGGGAAATGA